GACCGTCAGCGAACCGAGGTCGGCGATGTCGCCGTTTTCAAAGGCGCTCTTGATCTTGGCGTTCTCCTTGGCCTGGGCGTCGGCCATGCCTTCCAGCACGTGGGGCGGGAGAATGCAGGCGTCCCCCTGCGATGCCTGGGCGGCTGCTTTGGCGGCCATCTCGCTACCGCAGACGGTCATCGGCCACGCCACGATATTGGTGCAGCGGCAGTGCGGATGCGCGGGTTGCTGGGGGAACTTGTCGATGGGAAAGGTCTTGCCGTCCAGCCCGCCGCAGACCGGGCACATGCGCTCGTCCTCCATGGCCAGCCATTCCAGCTTCTGGATGCCGACCCGCTCGTGGAACTTGAGCCTGCCCATGTTGTGGGCGCGGAGGACCTCGGTGCGGGCGATCATCTCCATGCGGTACTGAGCCTTGCTGAACACCCGGCTTCCGGCCTGGCGAAAGGAGTCCTTGTCGATGATCACCTTGCCCATGTCCCGGACGATGTCGTCGGCTCCCTTGCCCGTGGCGACGCCGTTCAGGATGGTGCGCTTGATGCCGTCTGCGAGTTCTCGGTGGACGTCACCGGCGAGCGTGAGGTTGTACTGCGCCATGAAGTCGAGGGCATTGGTGTCGACGATGGTGAACACCTTGGTGGCCAGCTTGTCGATGCCCTCGGGCTTCAGGTCGGCGTAGAACGGCAGCGCCGCGTCGGCGAGCTCTCCGATTCCCTGCTGGATACCGAGCTTGAAGGAGTCCTTGGTCGTCTTGCGAAAGACCAGGGTCTGCTCCCGCTTGAGCCGCTTCATGGTGTCGTCGAGTTCGAGCTGGAGCTTTTCCAGCCCCTTGAGGGCGGCGAGCTTGTTGTCCGGCAGGGAGCCGAGGGAGCGGTACTGGAGGATGGCGCGGGCGACCTCGTCTTCGGCCTGTTTCAGGGCCTGGGTGAGCTGGGCCGTGACCTGGTCGTTGTAGCGGTTGCGGGCCGTCAGACTCTTCAGTGTGGCCGCCTGGATGCGCTGCTTGAGGTCCGACGGCATCAGCGGGGCTCCCGGCGGTCGATGAAACGACAGGCCGGGGCGTCGAAGGTGCGCTCGCTGTTGTGGACCCGGCAGTGGTTGGTGTCAGCAATGAAGTGGCTGCACTCGTCGCACACGGCAGCAATGCCGGTGGACTCCAGGTCGCCCGACCAGACCAATGCCGCCTCCGCCGTGGGTTCATCATCCTCGGCCGGAATCCCGAGCATCTTGCGGGCGCGAGGCACGCTGAGGATGCCGGAGACGACCATATCCACCACCGGCTTCACCTGCTTCTCGTCCATCAGGTCGATCTGCTTACGTTCGGTCTCCCGGTTGGCGGCCTCGATGTCCGGGTCCAGGTCCATCTTGAGCTGAAGGCTGGAGCGGCTGATGAGCTTGCGGTCGTAGAGTTCGATGAGGAGCTTCTTGAAATCGACCGCGTCGCTGGGGTCGAGGTCGTTGAAGATGAACTGGATGCTTTTGTCGCCATGGCCGTTCAGCTCCATCCAGTCGTCGAACACCCAGTCGAGGAGCTTGCGTGCGGCCTGTTTGATCTCGCGGATCATGACCATCATCTTCTGCATGCTCACCGAGGCGGTGGCGAAATTCGGGCCGTCGCCGGTCACCAGCGAGCGTGACAGACCCAGGGCCACCACGATGTCTTCCTTCACCTCCTTGACCTTGTCCTCGACGTTGAGGACCTGGCCATCGGTGCCGTGGGTTTCGACATTGACGTAGAACGGGACCACCAGGCCGCTTTTCATGTCCATCTTGTTGACCATGTCGCGGACCTGTTCGAGCATCCGCTGGTCCGGCATCACCATCTTCTGGCCGAACGCGCCGCCCACCTTGAGCAGGCGGAACGGCGTGGCCCAGCGCTTGGCGATGGCCTGTTCGGCCCGGCGGTAGTCGCGCAGCAGTTCGATGGCTTGGAAAGCTGGAAGCACGAGGGAGTTGCCCCGGGGCGAGAAGGCCGGTGCGTCCCATTTGAGGTGGACCACCTGTTCGACGGGCAGTGGGATGGATTCCCCGCCGCCGAGAGTTTCTTCGGGAAATTGCCGGGCCTCGATCAGTTCGCCCTGGGCGTATTTGACCTTGACCGAAACCGGGTTGACGCAGACCAGCTCCTCGATGTCCTGGCCGGACTTGCTGAAGCGCTTGAAGCCGATGGCGTCGCCTTTCACCAGGAGCTGAAGAACCATGTCCTTGATAAACTGCGAGACGTTCAGCCGCCAGGCGGCCTCCTGGGCTTGCTCCTTGAGGGTCTCGTCATCGCTGGTGATCTTGATCTCGTCGCCCACGGCGAAGGTGCGCCAGGAGTTGACGCAGTTTTTCACCAGCGGCTCCTCGACGTAGTATTCCCAGGCCTTGCGGGCGCGTTCTTCCCAGGTGGCAGGAATCGCTTCGGCGGCGTTCACCTTGGCGAAGGCGGCCGAGTCGAGCGCTGCCGCTGCGGCCAGCGGCGCGATGACAAAGCCGGTGGTGTCCAGGCTTTCGGGTTGTTCGTCCTGATGGGCGGTGCTTTCCACGTGATCCTCTCGGTAGTTTCGGCCATGACAGCCGCACATCCGGCCCGTGTGGGCCGAACCCGGCTCGATGCCGGTTACTTACCGGAGCGGGGTGGAAAGCGTCGGAGGATGCCTCCAGACAAAGTGTTGCCACTTCCGAAAAACTGGTAACGATTTGTCTGGCTCAGATGAAGACCGGATTGGTGAGCACCGGCTTGAGCGAGACCACCTCTTCGCCGACCGGGTCGAGGTTGCCTTCCTCCCGGATCAGCATGGCGCAGCGCACCGCGTCGATGATGTGGTCGTTGCCCTTGGAATAGATGATCTTGCCGTCCCGCAGGGTGTAGGTGTGGGTGGTGAACTGGTCTTCCACCTCCAGGTCGTCCGAGGGGAAAATGAGCTGCTTGCGCTGTAGAGCCCCGTTGATGAGGCTGGTCATCAGCTCCTTGGTCCGCTTCTTGATTTCCTTTCCGTCCCGCACCGCCAGCCGGGTCATGCCGCCGAAGTCGTATCCCTTGAGCCTGCCTTCCAGCTCCAGCCCCTTGTACTTGTCCAGGGTGAGCAGCTCCTGAACCACGGCCAGGCCGTTGCCGCCGTTGTCCACGCCGATGCCCGCCGGGGTGTAGTAACGCTCCAGCAGCGCGATGATCTGGGCGATGTGCGGATAGGAAACGTGTTCGAGATGCACGCGCAGGATCATCTTCAGCAGCGTCCGCTCGCCGATCTCCATCTCCTGGAATACGACGATCTCGGTGGGATCGTTGGTGTAGCCCAGGTCGCCGCCGACCCAGAACTGCCCGCTGCGGGGCGTGAGGTTGAGCAGCATCTCCAGCCGGTCGTGGGCCGCTTCCTCGGTGTCGCAGTCGCGCAGCTCGGAATCGGTGATGACGATCTTCTGGTACTCCAGCAGATCCTGCCGACAGAGGTTGAACTGCTCGACATTGAAGGCCCCATAGGAGGGCTTGCCGTGTTCACCGGCCACCTCGTGCTGCCAGCCGGAGCTGTCGCGGCCGCCGTAGAACTCCAGCAGTTCGGCCTCGCGATCCTCGGTCCACAGGGGGTTGAGCCAGGACGGCCAGCGGAACACATGGAACTGATCCGACGAGGTGAGCCGGTAATAGGTGGTGTCGCGCAGGCCGTTGGGCGTGGAGTAGATGCGTAGCGTCCCCCCGGCCTTGAGACACTGGCGCAGCGCCTTCCAGGCCCGTTCGGTCAGCCAGGCCCCTTCGTCGACCCAGACGCGGCCCACGTGCAGGGACCGGAAGGCGTCGCCATAAGCCCCGGCCGGGCGGAAATAGAGCACTGAACCATTGGTGAACTCCAGCCGGAAATAGGGTTTGCGGTGGATCTTGGGCTTGCCGTACTTGGTCAGAGCGATGCTGTTCATCAGATCCGGGTTGCTGTCGAGCTGGAACTCGATCTCCTCGATGATGGTGTCGAGGTGCCCCTGGTGCGGAGCCGCGATGAGGCCCTGGCCGCCTCGGGTGGTGAAGGCGTAATGGAGCGCGTCGGTCGAGAGCACGATGGACTTGCCCACGTCCCGGCCGTCGAGGTGGATGATGTTCTTGGCCGGGCAGCGCAGGTCCTCCACCTGGTGCAGCCAGTAGTCGCGGCCTGAGCCATCCCGGTTGTAGAGGTAGGCTTGCCCCCACAACACGGGATCGCTCAGGGTCGCCGCGAGTTTGCGCTCCTTGTCGGTTACCGCCATCAGTGCATTCCCGTCCTCAAGGCGCTGCCGAGGATGGTGCCCACCAGTTCCGTCAGGATCTGCTGCACGGCCAGGGTGTTCTTCCGGTCGTGGACAGCCTCCTGAATATCGATGATGGCCTGGTCCAACTCCGCCCAGGCCTGGTAATGCTGCTGGGCCGCTTCCAGACGGCCGAGGGCGTTCTCGATCCGTCCCGCCGCCAGTTCGGTGCCGATTTCAACCAGGGCCTCACCGGCCTGGCGAACGGCATCGCTGTTTTCCTGAAGGATCTCTTTCATTGGCCCGCCTCCTGGTTCGAGCCGTTGGCCCACTGGTCAAGTGCGTCCACGGCGGTCTGCAGGCGCAGACCGACTCCGGTCAGGCGCTCGGCGTCCGGGTGGCCGACCTCGAGCAGGGCCTTGTTGGCCTCGGTCACGTACTCGGGCGTGTGGCGGTTGACGGTGGCCACCGCCGACTGGATCTGGGCCGGAGGCCGGTAGGTGGCGCAGCCGGTCATGATCCCGGCCAGGACCAGCGGGATGGTCCATTCGAGGGTCTTCTTCAACATGTTGATCTCCTTTGGGTTATGGGTTTGGGGAACATGCAGAAAGATCTCTGCAAACACTTGATTTCCAACGAAATAGAAGCGTCATTGGATGTGACGCGGGATGGTCCCGTATCCACGAAAACCGGAACCGGAGGCAGGCCATGACCTACGACAGAAACCGCCAGCAGGCACTCAAGGCGTACCGAGAAAAGCAGGAGAACATCGTCCGGCTGATCGAGGGCATTCGCGGCAAGCTCGAAGCGGACGCGAAGCAGCCGGACATCACCTGGGCGAGCGTCGGCTCCCTCGGCCACGTCGAGGAACTGCTGCGGGAGC
This genomic window from Oceanidesulfovibrio indonesiensis contains:
- a CDS encoding terminase large subunit domain-containing protein, encoding MAVTDKERKLAATLSDPVLWGQAYLYNRDGSGRDYWLHQVEDLRCPAKNIIHLDGRDVGKSIVLSTDALHYAFTTRGGQGLIAAPHQGHLDTIIEEIEFQLDSNPDLMNSIALTKYGKPKIHRKPYFRLEFTNGSVLYFRPAGAYGDAFRSLHVGRVWVDEGAWLTERAWKALRQCLKAGGTLRIYSTPNGLRDTTYYRLTSSDQFHVFRWPSWLNPLWTEDREAELLEFYGGRDSSGWQHEVAGEHGKPSYGAFNVEQFNLCRQDLLEYQKIVITDSELRDCDTEEAAHDRLEMLLNLTPRSGQFWVGGDLGYTNDPTEIVVFQEMEIGERTLLKMILRVHLEHVSYPHIAQIIALLERYYTPAGIGVDNGGNGLAVVQELLTLDKYKGLELEGRLKGYDFGGMTRLAVRDGKEIKKRTKELMTSLINGALQRKQLIFPSDDLEVEDQFTTHTYTLRDGKIIYSKGNDHIIDAVRCAMLIREEGNLDPVGEEVVSLKPVLTNPVFI
- a CDS encoding phage portal protein family protein gives rise to the protein MESTAHQDEQPESLDTTGFVIAPLAAAAALDSAAFAKVNAAEAIPATWEERARKAWEYYVEEPLVKNCVNSWRTFAVGDEIKITSDDETLKEQAQEAAWRLNVSQFIKDMVLQLLVKGDAIGFKRFSKSGQDIEELVCVNPVSVKVKYAQGELIEARQFPEETLGGGESIPLPVEQVVHLKWDAPAFSPRGNSLVLPAFQAIELLRDYRRAEQAIAKRWATPFRLLKVGGAFGQKMVMPDQRMLEQVRDMVNKMDMKSGLVVPFYVNVETHGTDGQVLNVEDKVKEVKEDIVVALGLSRSLVTGDGPNFATASVSMQKMMVMIREIKQAARKLLDWVFDDWMELNGHGDKSIQFIFNDLDPSDAVDFKKLLIELYDRKLISRSSLQLKMDLDPDIEAANRETERKQIDLMDEKQVKPVVDMVVSGILSVPRARKMLGIPAEDDEPTAEAALVWSGDLESTGIAAVCDECSHFIADTNHCRVHNSERTFDAPACRFIDRREPR